A segment of the Candidatus Cloacimonadota bacterium genome:
CTGGTATTTCATCATCACCTCAAGAAATAGAGCAAATCCTCAGCAGGGGCGGATTCGTCAAGCGGCAAATTCGGATAGCGCACCCCAGTGAGGTACAAACCCTGGGCGGGAGCGGTGGTAACCAGCTTTTGGCGCGGGTTGGCCTCGTCCAGGATGGCCTGCAGCGCGGCGGAGCCCAGGCCGGCGTGGTCCAGGTTGACCAGGGTGCCCACGATGCGGCGCACCATGTTGTGTAAAAACCTGTCCGCCCTGATATCGAAGCGGATGATGCCCCGTTCTTCGGAGACGCGAAGCTGCTGGATATCGCAGACATGATTGGGCACCAAGGGGTTATCGCGGCTGAGGGAGGAAAAGTCGTGGGGGCCCAGCAGCACTTCGGCCAGCCGGGACAAAGTTTCCCTCCCGATGTTGCGGCGGGGCATGAAACCTGTGTGCAGGCGGTTCAGCGGGGTTTGCACCCGGGCCAGCAGATAGGCATAGCTGCGGGCCATGGCCTGATAGCGGGCGTGAAAATCGTCCGCCACCGGCCAGATGCCTGTGATCAATAGGTCCTCGCCCAGTTTGTTGTTCAGAGCCAGCAGAAGTTGGCGTGGACTCATGGTGCCGGGATAATCGAAATGGGCGAAGTGCGCCAAAGCGTGCACTCCGGCATCGGTGCGCCCGGCCCCGGTGACTCCGGGATGGCGCACCCCGATCTGGTGAAAGGCGGAGATGAGATCACCCTGGATGCTGCGTCCGGCGCACTGCACCTGCCAGCCGCGGAAGCCAGCTCCGTCATACATCAAGCGCATCAGATAGCGGGCCATGGGCTCACACCGAGCTTATCAGCACCATCAGGGTCATCAGGCTGAGGCCGATGAGATTGGCCGCGGACCTGTCCGTTTCCTCCACTGGGGCTTGCGACATCCTGGCCAGTTGTGCCTCGATCACAGCGGAAT
Coding sequences within it:
- the truA gene encoding tRNA pseudouridine(38-40) synthase TruA, giving the protein MARYLMRLMYDGAGFRGWQVQCAGRSIQGDLISAFHQIGVRHPGVTGAGRTDAGVHALAHFAHFDYPGTMSPRQLLLALNNKLGEDLLITGIWPVADDFHARYQAMARSYAYLLARVQTPLNRLHTGFMPRRNIGRETLSRLAEVLLGPHDFSSLSRDNPLVPNHVCDIQQLRVSEERGIIRFDIRADRFLHNMVRRIVGTLVNLDHAGLGSAALQAILDEANPRQKLVTTAPAQGLYLTGVRYPNLPLDESAPAEDLLYFLR